The following coding sequences are from one Epinephelus moara isolate mb chromosome 7, YSFRI_EMoa_1.0, whole genome shotgun sequence window:
- the stx19 gene encoding syntaxin-19 translates to MRDRLEELQKRAQDFSEAASENANPFSGEGDDDDSVSVITPQAVVFEEEPIIENFLSEAQLIRDDITALDIEVLKFCQQQKTLVATMRRFSVMKKESSITRDIKLKAESLHRRLDALSKQAQRTEDQQGPTAVTTRIQRSQHAALYRKFQQVMLQYNEGLLTKQEHCKHFIIRQLEVSGRDVTEEEVNEMVATGKWEVFNENLLNDAKITRSQLSEIEQRHKELLSLENNMKELRDLFMDIFMLVEEQGAYIEHIQTNVERTQDYVATSNEKFKMAARYKKKNPLRQLCCCCCPPWRCCL, encoded by the exons ATGAGAGACCgtctggaggagctgcagaagaGGGCTCAAGACTTTTCTGAGGCAGCAAGTGAGAATGCCAACCCTTTCTCAGGGGAGGGGGATGATGATGACTCTGTTTCGGTCATAACGCCCCAGGCTGTGGTGTTCGAGGAGGAGCCGATCATTGAGAATTTCCTGTCTGAGGCTCAGCTAATCCGAGATGATATCACAGCGCTGGACATAGAG gtcCTTAAGTTTTGCCAGCAGCAAAAGACCTTGGTGGCGACCATGCGTCGCTTCAGTGTGATGAAGAAAGAGAGCAGCATAACCCGTGACATCAAGCTCAAGGCTGAGAGCCTCCATCGACGCTTAGACGCGCTTTCAAAACAGGCCCAAAGGACTGAGGACCAGCAGGGGCCTACTGCTGTTACAACAAGAATACAACGCTCCCAGCATGCAGCGCTTTACCGCAAATTCCAGCAG GTAATGCTGCAGTATAATGAAGGTCTGCTGACCAAGCAGGAGCACTGTAAGCACTTCATTATCCGGCAGCTGGAGGTATCGGGAAGGGATGTgacggaggaggaggtgaaTGAGATGGTGGCCACAGGAAAATGGGAGGTGTTTAATGAGAACCTGCTAAATGATGCCAAAATCACACGGTCACAGCTATCTGAGATTGAACAGCGACACAAG GAGCTGTTGAGTCTGGAGAACAATATGAAGGAGCTGAGGGACCTGTTCATGGACATTTTCATGCTGGTGGAGGAACAAGGAGCCTATATTGAACACATCCAGACGAATGTGGAGAGGACACAGGATTACGTGGCCACGTCTAATGAGAAGTTTAAGATGGCCGCCAGATACAAGAAGAAGAACCCACTTCGacagctgtgctgctgctgctgccctccCTGGAGATGCTGCTTATAA